TGCTCCGCACGCTGCCCACGAAGGCGCCGTGGGTGCTGCAGGGCCCCGGCGAGAACGCGGGCGTGATCTCCGTCGGTGACGGGCTCGCGGTCGCGTTCAAGATCGAGTCGCACAACCACCCGTCGGCCGTCGAGCCGTACCAGGGCGCGGCGACCGGCGTCGGCGGCATCCTGCGCGACGTGTTCACGATGGGCGCGCGGCCGATCGCGATGCTCGACTCGCTGCGCTTCGGCGCGCTCGACTCGCCGCGCGTGCGCTGGCTGTTCGGCGGCGTCGTGAAGGGCATCGGCGACTACGGCAACTGCGTCGGCATCCCGACCGTCGCCGGCGACGTGATGTTCGACCCCGCGTACGAGGGCAATCCGCTCGTCAACGCGATGTGCGTCGGACTGCTGCACGAGCACGAGCTGATGCGCGCCGTCGCGCAGGGCGTCGGCAACCCGATCCTCGCCGTCGGCGCGCGCACGGGCCGCGACGGCATCCACGGCGCGTCGTTCGCGTCGGAGGAGCTGAGCGAGGCGAGCGAGGCGAAGCGCCCGCGCGTCCAGGTCGGCGATCCGTTCACCGAGAAGCTGCTGCTCGAGGCGTCGCTGGAGCTGATCCACTCGGGCCACATCGTCGCCATCCAGGACATGGGCGCGGCCGGCCTGACGAGCTCCTCCGCCGAGATGGCGGCGCGCGGCGACGTCGGCGTCGTGATCGACACGACGAAGGTGCCGCAGCGCGAGACGGGAATGACGCCCTACGAGATCCTGCTCAGCGAGTCGCAGGAGCGCATGCTCGTCGTCGCGAAGAAGGGCGAGGAGCACCACGTCGTACGCATCCTCGAGAAGTGGGATCTCACGGCCGCCGTCATCGGCGAGGTCATCGCCGAGCCGGTGTACCGCGTGACCGAGGGCGAGCGCGTCGTCGCCGAGTTCCCCGGCACGAAGCTCGTCACCGAGTGCCCGGTGTATCACCCCGAGGCGCGCGAGAGCGACGAGATCCGCGCGCTGCGCGAGCGCGACGTGGTTACGATCGCCGAACGCGCCGAGGAGTCGGACCCCGCGTGGACGCTGCGCGAGCTGCTCTCGTCGCCGACGATCGCGAGCAAGCGGTGGATCTACCGGCAGTACGACCACATGGTGCGCACGAACACCGTCATCGGTCCGGGCGGCGACGCGGCGGTCGTGCGACTGCGCGGCACGGACCG
This DNA window, taken from Gemmatirosa kalamazoonensis, encodes the following:
- the purL gene encoding phosphoribosylformylglycinamidine synthase subunit PurL produces the protein MLGRTPTFTELGVVSALWNEHCSYKHSRPVLRTLPTKAPWVLQGPGENAGVISVGDGLAVAFKIESHNHPSAVEPYQGAATGVGGILRDVFTMGARPIAMLDSLRFGALDSPRVRWLFGGVVKGIGDYGNCVGIPTVAGDVMFDPAYEGNPLVNAMCVGLLHEHELMRAVAQGVGNPILAVGARTGRDGIHGASFASEELSEASEAKRPRVQVGDPFTEKLLLEASLELIHSGHIVAIQDMGAAGLTSSSAEMAARGDVGVVIDTTKVPQRETGMTPYEILLSESQERMLVVAKKGEEHHVVRILEKWDLTAAVIGEVIAEPVYRVTEGERVVAEFPGTKLVTECPVYHPEARESDEIRALRERDVVTIAERAEESDPAWTLRELLSSPTIASKRWIYRQYDHMVRTNTVIGPGGDAAVVRLRGTDRALALKTDCNGRYVYLDPRTGGQAAVVEAARNVACAGGRPRAITNNLNFGSPKRPEVFFQFREAVAGMGEACSALETPVTGGNVSFYNESPISSVYPTPVVGMVGIVESLAHVTRATFRDDGDAIVLLGEPRDEIGGSEYLARVHGVVAGLPPRVDLAAERRLVDALLAAIGAGHVASAHDCSDGGLAVALAECCMADPDTAFGADVDLAAWRSLPTRALLFGETHGRVIVSTRSPDAVVAIAREHGVPARQIGRVTAAERGLTIRAGDRALRADVRSLADAYHGAIPRIMDSSPEFVAQGSMLGETGSAGA